In Bacillus sp. Cs-700, one genomic interval encodes:
- a CDS encoding GNAT family N-acetyltransferase codes for MDTIRVLLSIDFEDSILDTFERKQETTNVLVVESNSLNEKEDQFEDDWTIERKREIVNHCKATIASGGAVIIAEQGSKVLGFAVIEAETFGERSTYRELSYIHTSLPYRGMGIGRRLFVKAKEIAKQLGVEKLYIGAHPSVETQRFYRNMGCVIAKEVNREIYERETRDIQLEITL; via the coding sequence ATGGACACGATAAGGGTTTTACTATCGATTGATTTTGAAGATTCGATCCTTGATACTTTTGAACGTAAACAAGAAACAACAAATGTACTAGTTGTTGAATCGAACAGCTTAAACGAAAAGGAGGATCAATTTGAAGACGATTGGACAATCGAGAGAAAACGAGAAATTGTGAATCACTGTAAAGCAACCATCGCTTCTGGTGGAGCTGTCATTATAGCTGAACAAGGGAGCAAAGTCCTTGGATTCGCCGTTATAGAAGCTGAAACATTTGGAGAACGCTCAACTTATCGTGAACTTTCTTACATCCATACGTCATTACCGTATAGAGGAATGGGGATCGGCCGCAGACTATTTGTCAAAGCGAAAGAGATTGCAAAACAATTGGGCGTAGAAAAGTTGTATATTGGCGCGCACCCCTCTGTTGAAACGCAGCGTTTTTACAGGAATATGGGATGCGTTATAGCTAAAGAAGTGAATCGTGAGATCTATGAACGAGAAACACGTGATATTCAATTAGAAATCACTTTATAG
- a CDS encoding aldo/keto reductase, whose translation MKQSIPEITLNDGLTLPAIGFGTYKLNGNHGATGITSAIDVGYRLIDTAYNYENEGTVGEAIRRSTIPRNELRITSKLPGRYQEYEKAVTAIQESLYRANLDYYDLYLIHWPNPKQGHFVEAWQALIDAKKWGLIRSIGVCNFLPEHLEQLEKETGIKPSINQIELHPFFNQDEQRRWHEQNNIKTESWSPLARVNDILENETITQIANQHNKSVSQIILRWHYQLGSIPIPKSSSPERQRENLTIFDFELDETEMAMMAELTRPDGRINNQDPATYEEF comes from the coding sequence ATGAAGCAATCTATTCCAGAAATCACGTTGAATGATGGCCTTACTTTACCTGCGATTGGATTTGGAACTTACAAATTAAACGGGAATCATGGTGCAACAGGAATTACAAGTGCCATTGATGTTGGCTACCGCCTTATTGACACCGCGTATAATTATGAGAATGAAGGAACGGTTGGCGAAGCCATTCGTCGCAGTACGATTCCAAGAAACGAATTGCGCATCACATCGAAACTACCAGGTCGCTACCAGGAATATGAAAAAGCGGTCACCGCTATTCAAGAATCACTGTATCGCGCCAATTTAGATTACTACGATTTGTACCTTATCCACTGGCCAAACCCGAAACAAGGTCACTTTGTGGAAGCATGGCAAGCTTTAATTGATGCAAAAAAATGGGGATTGATCCGCTCAATTGGCGTATGCAACTTCCTTCCTGAACACTTAGAACAATTGGAAAAGGAAACAGGGATTAAGCCAAGCATCAATCAAATCGAATTACATCCGTTTTTTAACCAAGATGAACAAAGAAGATGGCACGAACAAAACAACATTAAAACAGAATCTTGGAGCCCGCTGGCTCGAGTGAATGACATTTTAGAAAATGAAACGATCACGCAAATCGCGAATCAGCATAACAAGTCCGTTTCCCAAATCATTTTACGCTGGCATTACCAATTAGGTTCAATCCCGATTCCTAAATCTTCCTCACCAGAACGCCAGCGTGAGAACCTAACCATTTTCGATTTCGAATTAGATGAAACTGAAATGGCCATGATGGCTGAACTAACGCGCCCTGATGGTCGCATCAATAATCAAGATCCCGCTACTTACGAAGAATTTTAA
- the sda gene encoding sporulation histidine kinase inhibitor Sda: MMFLTNQELFIAYCDAYKLQLDQAFIEMLTSEIYRRGLTPPDPHIDCYEKARMIR; encoded by the coding sequence ATGATGTTTCTCACAAATCAGGAGTTATTCATTGCCTACTGTGATGCGTATAAGCTTCAACTTGATCAAGCGTTTATCGAAATGTTAACTTCTGAAATTTATCGCAGGGGGCTAACTCCACCTGATCCCCATATAGATTGTTATGAAAAGGCGAGAATGATTCGATAG
- a CDS encoding HD domain-containing phosphohydrolase, with protein sequence MNKGTLHGHAHLFSYQSLQLMELLRRHDPPSFHHSVQSLSYFIDFCLHYNLHSLLKPIILQSVLLHNIGMLLVPKEILQQNRPLTLCEKRELEQHPELGIEILSDYPEIDFEPSLVLHHHENNDGSGYPDHMLKEQLPFAVNLLRVIDSYTAMTMDRPYRSKRSNQDAIHELKKHRNLYDPRCTFLFVAYMEKRLKGKNILLHYFDYVPHQK encoded by the coding sequence ATGAATAAGGGTACATTGCACGGACACGCTCATTTATTTTCTTATCAATCACTACAATTGATGGAACTTCTCCGTCGTCACGATCCACCTTCCTTTCATCACTCCGTTCAATCCTTAAGTTATTTTATTGATTTTTGCTTGCACTACAATCTTCACTCCCTATTGAAGCCAATCATCCTTCAATCCGTACTTTTACATAACATAGGAATGCTACTCGTTCCAAAAGAGATTCTTCAACAGAATAGACCACTCACTCTTTGTGAGAAAAGAGAGCTAGAACAACACCCAGAACTTGGCATAGAGATTTTAAGTGACTATCCAGAAATTGATTTCGAACCTTCCTTAGTCTTACATCATCACGAAAATAATGACGGATCAGGATATCCTGATCACATGTTGAAGGAACAGCTGCCGTTTGCAGTAAATCTCCTTCGTGTGATTGATAGCTATACCGCTATGACAATGGACCGACCTTATCGTTCAAAGCGATCAAATCAGGACGCCATCCATGAACTTAAGAAACATCGAAATCTGTATGACCCTCGATGCACTTTCTTATTTGTTGCTTATATGGAAAAGCGATTAAAAGGGAAAAATATTCTGCTTCATTATTTTGATTATGTACCACATCAAAAGTGA
- a CDS encoding endospore germination permease, translated as MKTSKQINSVQFLFIIFQTQVGVGILSLPQTLYSTAGKDGWIAIILAGIGFQIVIFVLYFLSKRFSTLSLYEYAPKITGRLIGTMISIGYILFAGLTAILVLQLFQISINTWILPRTPSIVILSLLSISGAYLVSGRVKVLGRFNQFVTILVVPLIVMILVALRYSDIRYILPIGEHGLRPILKATPEGFFSMIGFEMALFVFPYLQKKGKEALVSLTLSNVAVTCFYCLITIATYVYFSPKQFETIQDPTVYMLKGISFLIIDRIDLLFLSIWTVSVLTSFGSYLYISSEGIKTLTKRKRAMWPIIITTFLILSISLVPHDMFTIETLSNVHATASYFFVFGIPLLLLIISTIRKTELKDKPQ; from the coding sequence ATGAAAACGAGCAAGCAGATTAATTCAGTTCAATTTCTCTTTATTATATTCCAGACCCAGGTGGGTGTAGGTATTCTTTCCTTACCCCAGACCCTCTACTCCACAGCTGGAAAAGATGGATGGATCGCAATTATACTTGCTGGTATAGGGTTTCAAATCGTTATCTTCGTTCTGTATTTTTTAAGCAAAAGATTTTCTACCTTATCACTCTATGAGTATGCACCTAAAATCACAGGACGATTAATCGGTACAATGATTTCGATCGGCTACATTTTATTTGCGGGATTAACGGCAATCCTCGTGCTCCAACTATTTCAAATAAGTATTAATACTTGGATCCTGCCTCGAACTCCTTCAATCGTCATCCTTTCTCTTCTATCAATCTCAGGGGCATATCTTGTCTCAGGAAGAGTAAAAGTGCTCGGTCGATTCAATCAATTCGTTACAATCTTAGTCGTCCCTCTCATTGTCATGATTCTAGTGGCATTAAGATATTCCGATATCCGATACATCCTTCCCATTGGTGAGCACGGGTTACGTCCGATTCTAAAAGCTACACCTGAAGGGTTCTTTTCAATGATTGGATTTGAGATGGCTTTATTTGTTTTTCCTTATTTACAAAAGAAAGGGAAAGAAGCTCTGGTTAGTTTAACACTCTCTAACGTTGCGGTAACCTGCTTCTACTGCCTCATTACGATTGCGACATACGTGTATTTTAGTCCTAAACAGTTTGAAACGATTCAAGATCCTACGGTTTATATGTTAAAGGGAATTTCCTTTCTTATCATCGATCGAATTGACCTCCTGTTTCTATCGATTTGGACTGTATCCGTCTTAACCTCGTTTGGATCGTATTTGTATATCTCTTCTGAAGGCATCAAAACGCTTACGAAACGAAAGAGAGCAATGTGGCCAATCATCATAACGACCTTTCTCATATTGAGTATTTCACTCGTTCCTCATGACATGTTCACAATTGAAACCCTTTCAAACGTTCATGCCACTGCAAGCTATTTCTTTGTATTTGGAATTCCATTACTTTTGTTAATCATTAGCACAATAAGAAAAACAGAGCTTAAGGATAAACCTCAGTAA
- a CDS encoding STM3941 family protein: MVGCLLFVGAGVYFSYTLFQGGSFLFAFIMLLCGGFFLFILTMYAKKIATGHPHVTLTPEDLELYVLPTEKINIRWEDIEAFIPYRMHSNSFIGLVIKDEERYAKLMPNKMKKLSRMNVRMGYPQYNIVLSHLKQKNLLIKELEKRIVETNTNAANFKTDEALK, encoded by the coding sequence ATGGTCGGGTGCTTGTTGTTCGTAGGCGCGGGTGTGTATTTTTCATATACTTTATTTCAAGGAGGTAGCTTTTTGTTCGCTTTTATTATGCTACTTTGTGGTGGTTTTTTCCTATTTATTCTCACAATGTATGCTAAAAAAATCGCAACAGGCCACCCCCATGTAACCCTAACCCCAGAAGATTTGGAACTATATGTGCTCCCAACAGAGAAAATAAACATTCGATGGGAAGACATTGAGGCGTTTATCCCATATCGTATGCATAGTAATTCGTTTATAGGGCTTGTGATAAAAGACGAAGAACGCTATGCAAAGTTAATGCCAAATAAGATGAAAAAACTATCAAGAATGAATGTAAGAATGGGCTATCCGCAATATAATATTGTTCTTTCTCATTTAAAACAAAAGAATCTACTTATTAAAGAATTAGAAAAGCGAATCGTTGAAACGAATACAAACGCAGCGAATTTTAAGACAGACGAAGCGCTTAAATAA
- a CDS encoding CBO0543 family protein: MDRQQQFDHILSIKKELEAATIDYWHQFSNYSTWQFWTILAMLLVPLIVLYFLIDRKNIFLLGFFGFSIHVIAAYLDSLGVRKSWWDYPYIAIPQLPASISIDASFIPVYFILLYQWCLNKEKNYWLYGTLSAIAFTFIFKPLLIGLNLFELYTNWFVLLAAYLFVVYAAKLITNLFIRMSERA, translated from the coding sequence ATGGATCGTCAACAGCAATTTGATCATATCCTTTCAATAAAAAAAGAACTTGAAGCTGCAACGATTGATTACTGGCATCAGTTCTCTAATTATAGTACGTGGCAATTCTGGACCATACTTGCTATGCTCCTCGTCCCTCTTATCGTATTGTATTTCTTGATCGATCGTAAAAACATCTTCCTTCTTGGGTTTTTTGGCTTTTCAATTCATGTCATCGCTGCCTATCTTGACTCACTAGGGGTCAGAAAGTCCTGGTGGGATTACCCTTACATCGCCATCCCTCAACTCCCTGCAAGCATTAGCATCGACGCTTCATTCATACCGGTTTATTTTATTTTGCTTTACCAATGGTGCTTAAATAAGGAGAAAAACTACTGGCTATATGGTACGCTTTCTGCCATTGCGTTTACATTTATCTTTAAACCACTCCTAATAGGACTCAACCTTTTTGAACTGTATACAAATTGGTTCGTACTCTTAGCAGCCTACTTATTTGTCGTTTACGCCGCCAAACTAATAACCAATCTTTTTATTAGGATGTCGGAAAGGGCATAA
- a CDS encoding VOC family protein has protein sequence MARTAKQLFVNLPVKNLDKSIHFFTELGFEFNPQFTDEKATCMVINENTFVMLLVEEFFKTFTTKELVNPKSSTEVIMAISAESNDEVDEIVKRALNAGGSSSNDAIDHGFMYAWSFQDLDGHLWEVMHMQEGSVE, from the coding sequence TTGGCTCGAACCGCAAAGCAATTATTTGTTAACTTACCGGTGAAGAACTTGGATAAGTCGATTCATTTTTTCACAGAGCTTGGTTTTGAATTTAATCCACAATTTACAGATGAGAAAGCTACGTGTATGGTGATCAATGAAAATACGTTTGTGATGCTGCTTGTTGAAGAGTTTTTTAAAACATTTACTACAAAGGAGCTAGTCAATCCAAAGTCATCAACGGAAGTGATTATGGCGATATCAGCTGAAAGCAATGATGAAGTTGATGAGATTGTGAAGCGAGCGCTAAACGCCGGGGGAAGTTCTTCAAATGACGCCATTGACCATGGTTTCATGTATGCATGGAGCTTCCAAGATCTAGATGGTCATCTGTGGGAAGTGATGCATATGCAGGAAGGTTCAGTAGAGTAA
- a CDS encoding YceI family protein has translation MKTLTLDKVHSSLDFQIKHMMVSKAKGEFTDFDVDFNGDLNDLTAANIKVTISVKSIDTGNEDRDGHLRSGDFFEADQYPNMVFESKSIKKKSDEEYDVTGNFTIKGVTKEETFTVEYNGTSKSPLDGSTVAGFDVSGKVNREAYGMTYNAAIETGGFLLGKDVKFEGNFEFVVAD, from the coding sequence ATGAAAACATTAACACTAGATAAGGTCCACAGTAGCTTAGATTTTCAAATCAAACATATGATGGTTTCAAAAGCAAAAGGGGAATTCACTGACTTTGACGTTGATTTCAATGGAGATCTCAATGACCTTACAGCTGCAAACATTAAAGTAACCATCTCTGTAAAATCAATCGATACAGGTAACGAAGACCGTGACGGCCACCTTCGCTCTGGTGATTTCTTTGAAGCCGATCAATACCCGAACATGGTATTCGAAAGCAAGTCGATCAAAAAGAAATCAGACGAAGAATATGATGTAACTGGCAATTTCACCATTAAAGGCGTGACAAAAGAAGAAACGTTTACCGTTGAATATAATGGAACATCGAAAAGCCCGCTCGATGGTAGCACTGTCGCTGGTTTTGACGTTTCTGGGAAAGTTAACCGTGAAGCATACGGCATGACGTATAATGCAGCTATTGAAACTGGTGGTTTCTTGCTAGGAAAAGATGTTAAATTTGAAGGGAATTTTGAGTTTGTTGTAGCAGACTAA
- a CDS encoding efflux RND transporter permease subunit: MPSLTNWAFRNKAAMTLFVIITLLVGTVSYFLLPMEFLPEADNPQVTVVTLGQGYDAGSMTTSVTEPVEQAVASINGKTSILSTTGEGFSQIVINFDSKTNMKEAKNNVQDAISSLSLPEGIGKPQVSQLNTTMIPVGQVSLTFDDGLTKTNIEKVNDEFKPLFENEENLSAASIVGESGSRIQINLDQDKLKELQIPVNAVMGVLQGQNVSATAGNSTIDGQKSTINVTDNLTSIEALENLPIPLQIPDAPSFSLKEIASVEQVKSEDMIARVDGKEAVAVVLFKESDASAVTAGNEVEETVKKINKDYPGVEATTLFTTGDMVKNSVTSMAREVGLGALFATLVILLFLRKFKPTLITALSIPLSLAITLLLLWLSGVTLNILTLGGVAVAVGRLVDDSIVVVENIFRRSQNEKLSKTMVLDATKEVSRAITSSTLITVAVFLPMGLVNGSLRAFLLPFGLTVTYSLLASLIVALTVVPLLSRAMLKNTTLPAHKTPDRYLSVLRWSLNHKFVPILLAMLVFGGSIALYMTMPKAATGANDASMVSVSMEFPSATPEETKQERMVDFEQTLADFDGYEHMVTQYGSSEEDAQYGQVSDPDTVSYLFIMKEDADAEKFIDQVNEAKENEKNVTIEASPSSMFGGSSNSSITYDVIGNNTSDILTASDQIMNEMKEVDGVQKVSSNQDKTSPVYTVKVNTEKANAEQTAMQIRSLLNPQPIGAIELNEQQTPVYLNAGIKTDSLSKLNDLTLATSNGVVPLSQVASITTEEKPSTVLHKDGDLYARITAEVTPEELSVIAQNIDQNVNDLDLPNGVTLATGGASQQQADDFKDLGITMLASILIVYLIMVLTFKTLRAPLAILMTLPLASIGAVLGLLISGVPADATALIGALMLIGIVVTNAIVLIDRVKQNEETMIIRDAILEACSTRLRPVIMTAIATICAMLPLLFGHAEDGSLVSKSLAVVVIGGLSGATVLTLVIVPVFYELLYFRKAKRERKQEVVTEQGVAN; this comes from the coding sequence ATGCCATCATTAACGAATTGGGCTTTTCGAAACAAAGCAGCGATGACATTGTTTGTTATCATTACGTTATTAGTCGGGACGGTTAGCTATTTTCTTTTGCCAATGGAGTTTTTACCTGAAGCGGATAATCCACAAGTAACAGTCGTGACACTAGGTCAGGGGTATGATGCAGGATCGATGACGACATCGGTCACAGAGCCTGTCGAACAGGCGGTTGCGTCGATTAATGGAAAAACCTCCATCCTTTCAACAACTGGCGAAGGCTTTTCACAAATCGTGATCAACTTTGACTCCAAAACAAATATGAAAGAAGCGAAGAACAATGTGCAAGATGCCATTAGCTCGCTCTCACTACCTGAAGGCATCGGAAAACCACAGGTGTCCCAGCTCAATACAACAATGATTCCTGTTGGTCAAGTCTCGCTTACGTTTGACGATGGATTAACGAAAACGAACATCGAAAAGGTGAACGATGAGTTTAAACCGCTTTTTGAAAATGAAGAAAACTTGTCAGCTGCGAGCATCGTAGGTGAAAGTGGATCTCGTATTCAAATCAATTTAGATCAGGATAAATTGAAAGAGCTTCAAATTCCAGTGAATGCAGTTATGGGCGTTCTGCAAGGACAAAACGTATCAGCCACTGCTGGAAACAGTACAATAGATGGACAAAAAAGCACGATTAATGTTACCGATAATCTGACGTCGATTGAGGCGCTTGAAAATTTACCGATCCCACTTCAAATTCCGGATGCGCCTTCTTTTTCTTTGAAAGAGATCGCATCGGTTGAGCAAGTAAAATCGGAAGATATGATTGCGCGTGTTGACGGGAAAGAAGCTGTTGCCGTGGTGCTTTTTAAAGAAAGCGATGCGAGTGCTGTAACGGCTGGAAATGAAGTCGAAGAAACGGTGAAAAAAATCAACAAAGACTACCCAGGTGTGGAAGCGACTACGCTTTTTACAACTGGTGACATGGTAAAAAATTCGGTAACGAGCATGGCTCGTGAAGTTGGACTTGGTGCTTTATTTGCCACACTTGTGATTTTATTATTTCTGAGGAAATTTAAACCGACGCTCATTACGGCGCTTTCCATTCCACTTTCACTCGCCATTACGCTCCTTCTTCTCTGGCTATCTGGCGTAACATTAAATATTCTTACGCTTGGCGGGGTGGCTGTGGCCGTCGGACGCCTTGTTGATGACAGTATTGTTGTCGTTGAGAACATCTTCAGGCGAAGTCAAAATGAGAAGCTGTCTAAAACGATGGTGCTTGATGCCACTAAGGAAGTATCGAGAGCGATTACGTCTTCAACGCTCATTACGGTTGCCGTTTTCTTGCCAATGGGGCTAGTGAATGGTTCCCTTAGAGCTTTCCTTTTACCTTTTGGCTTAACCGTTACTTACTCTCTACTCGCATCCCTTATTGTTGCGCTTACCGTCGTTCCACTTCTAAGTCGAGCGATGCTGAAGAACACCACTTTGCCAGCACACAAAACGCCTGATCGTTATTTAAGCGTATTACGCTGGTCGCTTAATCATAAATTCGTGCCAATCTTGTTAGCGATGCTCGTATTTGGTGGATCGATCGCGCTTTACATGACAATGCCAAAAGCAGCAACCGGTGCAAACGATGCTTCAATGGTATCCGTCAGTATGGAATTTCCAAGCGCAACGCCTGAAGAAACAAAGCAAGAACGGATGGTGGATTTTGAACAGACATTAGCTGACTTTGATGGCTATGAACATATGGTTACCCAATATGGATCGAGCGAAGAAGATGCGCAGTATGGTCAGGTGAGCGATCCAGATACTGTAAGTTACCTCTTCATTATGAAAGAAGACGCTGACGCAGAGAAATTCATTGACCAGGTAAACGAAGCGAAAGAGAATGAAAAGAACGTGACGATTGAAGCGAGCCCGTCTTCGATGTTTGGTGGCTCCTCGAATTCCTCCATCACGTACGATGTAATCGGAAACAATACAAGCGATATTTTAACTGCTTCTGATCAGATCATGAATGAAATGAAAGAAGTCGATGGGGTACAAAAAGTTTCAAGCAATCAGGATAAAACGTCGCCCGTGTATACGGTTAAGGTCAATACGGAAAAAGCCAATGCCGAGCAAACGGCCATGCAGATTCGAAGCTTGCTGAATCCACAGCCAATTGGTGCGATCGAGCTTAACGAGCAACAAACTCCAGTGTATTTGAATGCCGGAATTAAAACAGATTCACTTTCTAAGCTAAACGATTTAACGCTTGCCACGTCAAACGGCGTTGTTCCATTGTCTCAAGTTGCATCCATCACCACAGAAGAGAAACCGAGCACGGTGCTTCATAAAGACGGTGATTTGTATGCACGGATTACAGCCGAAGTGACGCCAGAGGAGCTTTCGGTTATTGCTCAAAATATCGATCAAAATGTAAATGATCTTGATTTACCGAATGGCGTGACACTTGCTACTGGAGGTGCTTCGCAGCAACAGGCAGATGATTTTAAAGACCTTGGCATAACCATGCTCGCGTCCATTCTCATTGTGTATCTCATTATGGTGCTGACCTTTAAAACTCTGCGCGCACCACTTGCGATTCTGATGACGCTCCCGCTAGCATCCATTGGCGCCGTTCTTGGTCTACTGATTTCAGGGGTACCAGCTGATGCGACTGCACTGATCGGAGCGTTAATGCTCATTGGCATCGTGGTTACTAACGCGATTGTGTTAATCGATCGTGTGAAACAAAATGAAGAAACGATGATCATTCGCGATGCAATTCTGGAAGCTTGCAGTACGCGCCTCCGACCAGTTATCATGACAGCGATCGCCACCATTTGTGCCATGCTTCCACTCCTATTCGGTCATGCAGAAGATGGCAGTCTCGTATCAAAGTCACTTGCCGTTGTCGTCATCGGTGGTCTGTCCGGAGCAACCGTGCTAACACTCGTCATCGTACCTGTTTTTTATGAACTGCTTTATTTCCGAAAAGCAAAGCGAGAGCGCAAACAGGAAGTCGTGACAGAACAAGGTGTCGCAAACTAA
- a CDS encoding ABC transporter permease: MDKWMKFLEVNAPRIFDLAIEHTILVGLAILVALIIGVPLGIYLTTNDYLAETVLQIASVMLTIPSIALFGVMIPVFSIVNQGIGFVPAFVALVLYSQLPIIRNTYTAIRNVNPEMRDAAKGLGMKTSQRLLRVEIPNAFPIIMAGIRTAVVLNIGIGVIAAYIGAGGLGVLITQGISRGDNYLIISGSIAVAILAMIADGILLFIQKRYTPKSIAN, encoded by the coding sequence TTGGACAAATGGATGAAATTTCTTGAAGTGAATGCTCCTCGTATTTTTGATTTAGCGATTGAGCATACGATTTTAGTGGGCTTAGCGATTCTTGTTGCGCTGATCATCGGTGTTCCCTTAGGTATTTACTTAACGACCAATGACTATCTAGCTGAAACCGTTTTGCAGATTGCTTCTGTCATGCTAACGATCCCAAGTATTGCTCTATTCGGGGTGATGATCCCTGTCTTTTCAATTGTCAATCAAGGGATTGGATTTGTTCCTGCTTTCGTAGCGCTGGTACTTTACTCGCAGCTCCCAATTATACGAAATACATATACAGCAATTCGAAACGTCAATCCTGAAATGAGAGATGCTGCAAAGGGATTAGGAATGAAAACGAGTCAGCGACTTTTACGTGTGGAGATTCCAAACGCTTTTCCCATTATCATGGCAGGTATTCGTACGGCCGTTGTCCTTAATATTGGGATCGGTGTCATTGCGGCTTATATTGGTGCAGGTGGATTAGGCGTCCTGATTACGCAAGGCATTTCGCGCGGGGATAATTACTTAATTATTAGTGGCTCAATTGCTGTCGCTATTCTAGCAATGATTGCGGATGGGATTTTGCTATTTATTCAAAAACGCTATACACCAAAAAGCATTGCGAACTAA
- a CDS encoding ABC transporter ATP-binding protein, whose product MITFDKTTKTYEGGVTAVDGVDFTVEKGNIVVLLGPSGCGKTTLLRMVNRLETISDGKITIDGEDSMSLDQIALRRKIGYVIQSNGLFPNMTIEENVMIVPDLLGWKKKEKRERFNKLMEMIGLSGEKFGKRYPHELSGGQQQRIGVIRALAADPPVMLMDEPFGALDPIIREKIQDEFLQIQREVKKTILFVSHDIDEAIKMADKIVLLRGGEVMQYDTPSEMLVRPKNEFVREFFGKDRAIKSLSLHRIQDLQEVIGLANVDETIEDTITINVNHDLRNTLSMLLNQEADQVIVIDDEGNKLGAITIDLVQKYLHFEIKAKPALVQKG is encoded by the coding sequence ATGATTACATTTGATAAAACAACGAAGACGTATGAAGGTGGCGTAACAGCCGTAGATGGAGTGGATTTCACAGTTGAAAAAGGGAATATTGTCGTGCTATTGGGTCCATCAGGGTGCGGGAAAACAACGTTGCTTCGTATGGTGAATCGTCTGGAAACGATCTCAGATGGGAAAATCACGATTGATGGCGAAGATTCCATGTCTTTAGACCAAATCGCATTAAGAAGAAAAATTGGATATGTCATTCAAAGCAATGGTCTTTTTCCGAATATGACGATTGAAGAGAACGTGATGATTGTCCCAGATTTACTAGGATGGAAGAAAAAAGAGAAGCGAGAGCGATTTAACAAACTTATGGAAATGATCGGGTTAAGTGGAGAGAAGTTTGGCAAGCGGTATCCGCATGAACTTTCTGGAGGGCAGCAGCAGCGAATTGGTGTTATTCGTGCATTAGCCGCAGATCCGCCAGTTATGTTGATGGATGAACCATTTGGCGCACTCGATCCCATCATTCGTGAAAAGATTCAAGATGAGTTTCTTCAGATTCAACGTGAAGTGAAGAAAACGATTCTATTTGTGAGTCATGACATTGATGAAGCGATCAAAATGGCAGATAAAATTGTTCTATTGCGTGGTGGAGAAGTGATGCAATACGATACGCCTTCTGAAATGCTTGTTCGTCCTAAGAACGAATTCGTACGTGAGTTTTTTGGTAAGGACCGTGCCATCAAAAGTTTAAGTCTACATAGAATTCAAGATCTTCAAGAAGTAATTGGTCTTGCAAATGTCGATGAAACGATTGAGGACACAATCACCATTAATGTAAATCACGATTTGCGTAATACGTTATCAATGCTCCTGAATCAAGAGGCTGATCAGGTCATTGTGATCGATGATGAAGGAAATAAACTTGGCGCCATTACGATTGATCTTGTTCAAAAGTACCTTCATTTTGAAATTAAGGCAAAGCCTGCCCTGGTGCAAAAGGGGTGA